A part of Caretta caretta isolate rCarCar2 chromosome 1, rCarCar1.hap1, whole genome shotgun sequence genomic DNA contains:
- the LOC142069286 gene encoding stromelysin-1-like: MKNRKTISDKIQEMQAFFGLKVTGELDSNTLEVMKQPRCGIPDVGQFSTFPRSPRWTKTDLKYRILNYTPDMAPADVDEAIEKAWNVWSSVTPLKFTRVYEGDADIMISFVAGFHGDFYSFDGVGGTLAHAYAPGEGIGGDAHFDEDEYWTKDLKGFNLFLVAAHEFGHSLGLGHSNVLGSLMYPAYLQTETRNYRLPQDDVDGIQTLYGPPTSTEPPASIPSTETPTETSATDSCDPHMTFDAITTLRGEIIFFKDRYIWRKSPYFPGIEQDLISSFWPTLPSGFQAAYEIDKKDQVFLFKGNQYWVVKGEFVQPGFPRNIHALGFPRYVKKIDAAVFDGNTKKTYFFVGDKYWSYDEVTESMEKGYPRRISVDFPRIGNKVDAAFQEKGHFYFFHGSKQYEIDTKSKKVIREMKSNSWFGCK; encoded by the exons ATGAAGAACAGAAAAACCATAAGTGACAAAATCCAAGAAATGCAGGCATTCTTTGGGCTGAAAGTGACTGGGGAACTGGATTCCAATACTCTGGAGGTGATGAAGCAGCCCAGGTGTGGAATACCTGATGTCGGTCAGTTCAGCACCTTTCCACGGTCTCCTAGATGGACAAAAACAGATCTGAAATATAG GATTTTGAACTATACACCAGACATGGCACCCGCTGATGTAGATGAAGCGATTGAGAAGGCTTGGAACGTCTGGAGCAGCGTGACCCCACTGAAATTCACCAGAGTTTACGAAGGCGACGCAGATATAATGATCTCCTTTGTGGCTGGAT TTCATGGTGACTTCTATTCCTTTGATGGAGTGGGTGGAACTCTCGCTCATGCCTATGCACCTGGCGAAGGTATTGGTGGAGATGCCCACTTTGATGAGGATGAATACTGGACAAAAGATTTGAAAG gATTCAACTTGTTCCTTGTTGCTGCTCATGAGTTTGGCCACTCACTGGGTCTTGGTCATTCAAATGTCCTCGGCTCCTTGATGTATCCAGCCTATCTGCAGACAGAGACCAGAAACTACAGGCTCCCTCAGGATGATGTTGATGGCATTCAGACCCTATATG GACCCCCAACCTCTACCGAGCCACCAGCCTCCATACCATCCACAGAAACACCAACAGAAACATCAGCAACAGACAGCTGTGACCCTCACATGACTTTTGATGCCATCACCACTCTCCGTGGGGAAATAATATTCTTTAAAGACAG GTACATCTGGCGCAAGAGTCCTTATTTCCCAGGTATTGAGCAGGATTTAATTTCTTCCTTCTGGCCAACTCTACCATCTGGCTTTCAAGCCGCttatgaaattgacaagaaggatcaagtgtttctttttaaag GCAACCAATACTGGGTTGTCAAAGGAGAGTTTGTACAGCCAGGTTTTCCTAGGAACATCCATGCCCTGGGCTTTCCAAGATACGTTAAGAAAATTGATGCCGCTGTTTTTGATGGGAATACCAAAAAAACGTACTTCTTTGTAGGTGACAAGTATTGGAG TTATGATGAAGTCACTGAATCCATGGAAAAGGGTTATCCAAGACGCATATCAGTTGACTTTCCAAGAATTGGCAATAAGGTCGATGCTGCTTttcaggaaaaag gacatttctattttttccatGGATCAAAGCAGTATGAAATAGACACCAAGTCCAAGAAAGTTATTCGTGAAATGAAGAGCAATAGTTGGTTTGGTTGCAAATAA